The Constrictibacter sp. MBR-5 genomic interval TGGTCGTGCGGATCGAGGCGTCGCCGATCAATCCGTCCGACCTCGGCCTGCTCCTGGGATCGGCGGACATGGCGACCATCGCCGCCGGCGGCAGCCCGGATGCGCCGACGCTCACCGCGACGGTGCCCGCCGACCGTCTCGCCGGGCTCGCGCGGCGGCTGGACCAGTCGATGCCGGTCGGCAACGAGGGCGCCGGCGTGGTGGTCGCCGCCGGATCGGAGGCGCAGGCCCTGGTCGGCAAGACCGTCGCGATGTTCGGCGGCGCCATGTACACGCAGTACCGGAAGATCGCCGCCGCCGACTGCCTGGTGCTGCCGGACGGCACGTCGCCGGCCGACGGAGCGTCGTGCTTCGTCAATCCGCTGACGGCGCTCGGCATGGTCGAGACGATGCGCCGCGAAGGCCACACCGCCCTCGTCCACACCGCCGCCGCCTCGAATCTCGGACAGATGCTGGTGCGGATCTGCCTGGAAGACGGCATCGCCCTGGTCAACATCGTCCGCAGCGCCGAACAGGCGCAGCTGCTGCGCGACATCGGCGCGCGCTGGGTCTGCGACAGCACGGCGCCCACCTTCGCCGACGATCTGACGGACGCCCTCGCCGAGACGGGCGCCACCATCGGCTTCGACGCCATCGGCGGCGGCCGGCTCGCGGGCACCATCCTCAATTGCATGGAGGCGGCGTTGAGCCGCAACGCGACGGGGTACAGCCGCTACGGCTCGCCCATCCGCAAGCAGGTTTATGTCTATGGCAGCCTCGACACCGGTCCGGTCGAGATCGTGCGCAACGCCGGCATGGCGTGGAGCGTCGGCGGCTGGCTGCTGCCCTGGTTCCTGGAGAAGGTGGGCCCCGAGACCGGCGCACGCCTGCGGCGCAGGGTCGTCGATGGCCTGAAGACCACCTTCGCGAGCCGGTATTCCGCGGAGATATCGCTGGCCGAAGCGCTGCGGCCGGAGAACGTCGCCGCCTACGGTAAGCGGGCCACCGGTGCGAAATACCTGATCAACCCGAACAAGGGCCTGACCTGACACGCCGATGCCCGGCCTGCCGGACAGGGCGCCGACCTCGGCGCGGGAGTTGGCGCTGGAGATCGCCGACCGGATCCGCAGCCTCGGCCCGATCGGCGTCGCCCGCTTCTTCTCCGGCGCCGCGCTGAAGGTCGGCGGCCTGCAGTTCGCCTTCGTCTTCGGCGGTTCGCTCTATCTGCGCACGGACGAACGGAGCCGCCCGGCCTTCGAGGCGGCGGGCTCGGCGCCCTTCAGCTATCCGGGCAGGTCCAGGACCGTGACCGTCGCCGCCTACTACGAGGCGCCGGGCGAGGTGCTGGACGACGACGAGGAACTCGACCGATGGGCCGCCGAGGCCTACCGCGCCGCCCTGGCCGCGCACCGGGCGAAGCCGCCGAAGCGGCCGCGCGGGAAGCCGCCGGCACCATAGCGGGTCCCCAAAACGAAAATGCCCGGCACGAGGCCGGGCATTCGCGCGTCGGATCGTCGACCGATCTCAGTTCTTCGACTTGTCGACCAGCTTGTTGGCGCCGATCCACGGCATCATGCCGCGCAGGCGCTCGCCGACCTTCTCCAGGTCGTGCTCGGCGCCCATGCGGCGCATCGCCTTGAAGCCGGGCTGGCCGACCTGGTTCTCCAGCATCCATTCGCGGGCGAACTGGCCCGTCTGGATCTCGCGGAGGATGGTCTGCATCCGCGCCTTGGTGTCGGCGTCGACGACGCGCGGGCCGCGCGTGTAGTCGCCATACTCGGCCGTGTTGGAAACCGAGTACCGCATCGCCGCGAGGCCGCCCTCATAGATGAGGTCGACGATCAGCTTCACCTCGTGGACGCACTCGAAATACGCCATCTCCGGCGCGTAGCCCGCCTCGGTCAGCGTCTCGTAGCCCGCCTGGATCAGGGCGGAGAGGCCGCCGCACAGGACGGCCTGCTCGCCGAACAGGTCGGTCTCGCACTCTTCCTTGAAGGTCGTCTCGATGATCGCCGAGCGGCCGGCGCCGACGCCGCAGGCGTAGGACAGCGCCAGGTCCATGGCGTTGCCGGACGAGTCCTGCTGGACCGCGACCAGGCTCGGCACGCCGGCGCCGCGCGTGTACTCGGAGCGGACCAGATGGCCCGGGCCCTTCGGCGCGCACATGAACACGTCGATGTCCTTGCGCGGGTCGATCAGGTTGAAGTGGATCGACAGGCCGTGCGCCACCGCCAGCGCCGCGCCGGGGCGCAGATTGTCCTTCAGCTCGCTCTCGTAGAGCGCGGCGTGCCCCTCGTCCGGCGTCAGCATCATGACGACGTCGGCCCACTTGGCCGCCTCGGCCGGCGCCATGACCTTGAAGCCGGCGCCTTCGGCCTTCGTCGCACTGCCCGAGCCGGGGCGCAGACCGACGACGACTTCCTTGACGCCGCTGTCGCGCAGGTTGTTGGCGTGGGCGTGACCCTGGCTGCCGTAGCCGATGATGGCGACCTTCTTGTTCTTGATCAGGTTCAGGTCGGCATCGCGATCGTAGTAGACGCGCATCTCAATTCTTCCTTTCGGGGCAGGCGGTGGCGGGCACCGGCGGCGGCTTCAGACCTTCTTTTCCGCGCGAGATCGCGACGACACCCGTGCGGGCGACGTCGACCAGTCCGAGCGGTTCCATGAGCTTGATAAAGGCGTCGATCTTCTCCGTCGAGCCCGTCATTTCGAAGACGAAGGACTCGATGGTGCTGTCGACGACGCGGGCGCGGAAGACGTCGGCGATTCTGAGGCTCTCGACACGGCTTTCGCCGCGCCCGGAGACCTTCAGCAGGGCCAGCTCGCGCTCGACCCGCGGCCCCTCGTCGGTGAGATCCGCGACCGACCGGATCGGGACCAGGCGCGACAGCTGCGCCTTGATCTGCTCGATGATCATCCGCGTGCCGCTGGTGACGACGGTGATGCGCGACAGGTGGTCGTACGGGTTGACCTCGGCGACCGTCAGGCTCTCGATATTGTAGCCGCGGCCCGAGAACAGGCCGATCACGCGGGCGAGGACGCCGGGTTCGTTCTCCACGAGCACGGCGATTGTGTGTCGTTCGATGGGCTCTTGCAGCATCGGGAAGTGCCTCGCGGCGTGAGGTGTTCAGAGCGCGGGCGACCTGCCCGGGTTATTCCCGCCCGTCATCGTGCGGAGCGCAGCAACGAAGCGATCCAGGGCCGTTGCGCCGGACTGGATCGCGCCGTTTCCGGCCCGCGACGACGAGCGGAGGCGGTCAGACCAGGACCATGCCCTCTTCCGAGGTCGGCGTCGCGATGCGGTCTTCGAGGCTCAGCAGCATCTCGTTGTGGGCGGCGCCCGAGGGGATCATCGGGAAGCAGTTCTCGGTCTGGTCGACCCGCATGTCGACGACGACCGGCCTGTCCGTCTCGATCATCTCGCGGATGACGTCGTCCACCTGGGACGGATGATCGGCCCGCAGCCCGACCAGTCCGAAGGCCTCGGCCAGCTTGATGAAGTCGGGCAGCGACGCGGTATAGCTCTCGGAATAGCGGCTGCCGTGCTGCAGCTCCTGCCACTGCCGCACCATGCCCATCCACTGGTTGTTCAGGATGAAGACCTTAACCGGCAGCTTGTACTGCACCGCGGTCGACAGTTCCTGGATGTTCATCAGGATCGACGCCTCGCCGGCCACGTCGACGACCAGGGCGTCGGGATGCGCCACCTGCACGCCGATCGCCGCCGGCAGGCCGTAGCCCATGGTCCCGAGGCCGCCCGACGTCATCCACCGGTTCGGCTTCTCGAACTTCAGGAACTGGGCGGCCCACATCTGGTGCTGGCCCACCTCCGTCGTGATGTAGACCTGCTCGCGGTCCTTGGTCAGCGCGTGCAGGCGCTCCAGGGCGTATTGCGGCTTGATGATCGTGTCGCTCGGCTTGTAGCGCAGGCAGTCGCGGCCGCGCCATTCGTCGATCTGCTGCCACCAGGTCTTCAGCGCCTTCTGCTCGGCCACCGACCTGGTCTCCTTCCAGCGCGCCAGCATCGCCTCGACCACTGTCCCGGCGTCGCCGATGATGCCCAGGTCGACGCGGACGTTCTTGTTGATCGACGACGGATCGATGTCGACGTGGATCTTCCGGCTGTTCGGCGCGAAGGCGTCCAGCCGCCCCGTCACCCGGTCGTCGAAGCGCGCGCCGATGTTGATCAGCAGGTCGCAGTGGTGCATCGCGAGGTTCGCCTCGTACATGCCGTGCATGCCGAGCATGCCCACCGACTGCGGGTCGGACGCCGGGAACGCGCCGAGGCCCATCAGCGTCTGCGTGCAGGGGAAGCCGGTCGCGCGCACCAGCCGGGTCAGCGCCTCGGATGCTCGCGGCCCCGAATTGATGACGCCGCCGCCGACGTAGAAGATCGGCCGCTTCGCCTCGGCCATCATCTCGACGGCGCGCTCGATCGTGCCGTCGGACGGCTCGACCTGGGGGCGATAGCTGCGGTGCCGCACCTGGTCCGGACCGACATAGGTGCCGGTGTTGAACTGCACGTCCTTCGGGATGTCGATCACCACGGGGCCCGGACGGCCGCTGCGCGCCACGTAGAAGGCCTCGTGCATGATCCGGCCGACATCGTCCGCGCTTTTGATCAGATAGTTGTGCTTGGTGCACGGCCGGGTGATGCCGGTCGTGTCGGCCTCCTGGAAGGCATCGTTGCCGATCAGATGCGTCGGCACCTGCCCGGTGAGGCAGATGATCGGGATGCTGTCCATCAGCGCGTCCGTCAGCCCGGTGACGGCGTTCGTGGCGCCCGGCCCGGACGTCACCAGCACCACGCCCACCTTGCCGGTGGAGCGCGCATAGCCCTCGGCGGAATGCACCGCGCCCTGTTCGTGCCGGACGAGGAAATGGCGGAGCTGGTTCTGCTTGAAGATCTCGTCGTAGATCGGAAGTACCGCACCGCCCGGATAGCCGAATACCGCATCGACGCCCTGATCGAGCAGTGCTCGGATCACCATCTGCGCGCCGGTCATACGTTCTTCGGACATCATATGCTCCTCTTCGACTTCGCCCGGACATGGCGCCCCGGACGGGCTTCTGCCACCCGTCGCGAACCAATTTGCCGCCGCACCGCAGCGGACATGGTCCAGGGAGCGCGCAACCTAGTGACTCAGTTTTGCCCGGTCAACAGGAAACGACGAATAATCGCGAAGATTTCCGGTTCGAGACTTTCCGAAAATTGCGCGTCGAAACGCCGCGCCCCGGGCATTCGGTGCCGAAACCAGGTGAACTGCCGCTTGGCATAGCGCCGTGTCGCCCGCTGCGCCCGCTCGGTCGCCTCCGTCATGGAGAGGTCGTCCCTCAGCAGCCCGGCCAGTTCCGGCACGCCGACCGCCTTCATGGCCGGCAGCGCCGGGTCCAGGCCGCGCCGTAGCAGCGCCTCGACCTCGGTGAGCGCGCCGGCCGCGAGCATCGCCGCGAACCGCCTGTCGCATGCGGGGTACAGCGTCTCGCGCGGCGGCAGCAGCAGCAGCTCCAGGAAGCGGCGGCCCGGCTCGACCGTCCCGGGCATCGCCTGCCAGTCGGCCAGCGGCCGTCCGGTCGCCTCCAGAACTTCCCAGGCCCTGACGACGCGCTGCGGATCCGAGGGCCGCAACCGTTCCGCGCCGGCCGGGTCATGTTCCGCCAGACGCGCATGCAGCGCCGCACTGCCGATCGCGGCGAGCAGGGTCCGCGCCGCCGCCCGCACCGCGTCCGGCACCGGCGGCACCGGGGAGAGCCCGTGGCGCAGCGCATGCAGGTACAGTCCGGTGCCGCCGACCACCACCGGCAGCCGTCCGGCCGCGTGGCAGGCGGCGATCTCGTCGACCGCCAGGGCCCGCCAGTCGGCCGCCGAGCACGGCTCTGCCGGATCGCGGAAGCCGTAGAGCCTGTGCGGTGCCCGCGCCTGGTCCTCGGGCGACGGCTGCGCCGTCACGATCGGCAGGCCGGCATAGACCTGCATGCTGTCGGCGTTGATCACCGTCCCGTCGAACGTCTCCGCGACCCGCAGCGCCAGCGCCGACTTGCCGCTCGCGGTAGGACCGGCAATCACGAGCACCGGCAGTTCCGCGGCGGCTCCGTCGCGTCCGCTTGCGGCTTCGGCCGCGTCGCGGCTACAAGGCGGCATGACCCATGTCCTCGTTCTCGTCGCCGGGGCGGGCTCCGCGCTCGCCCCCGTCCAGGTCGCCGCAGCACGCGACGCCCTCGCCACCGTGGGCGTGTCCCCCGGGGAACCCGCCTGGCTGGCTGCGGACGAAGCCTGCGAAATTACCGTCGCCGGGGCGGCGGCCGACGCCGCCCTTCTCGCCGCCCTCGACGCCGTCCGCGCGGCGCTCGCCGGCGCACCCGTCGACGCCGCCGTCGTCCCGGTCGCCGGCCGGCGCAAGCGCCTGCTCGTCGCCGACATGGATTCCACCATCGTCGACAGCGAGACGCTCGACGAACTCGCGGCGGAAGCCGGCGTGAAGGAGCGCGTCGCACCGATCACCGCGCGCGCGATGAACGGCGAGATCGACTTCAAGGCGGCGCTGCGCGAGCGCGTCGCCCTGCTCGCAGACCTCCCCGCCGAGGCGCTGGACCGGACCTTCCTGAAGGTCAGGATGAACCCGGGCGCCGAGACGCTGGTGCGGACGATGCGCGCTCACGGCGCGCATGCCGTGCTCGTCTCCGGCGGCTTCCGCTTCTTCACGGCGCGTGTCGCCGCGATGGCCGGCTTCCATGCCGATCGCTCCAACGACTTCGAGATCGTCGACGGCCGCCTCACCGGCCGGGTCGTCGAGCCCATCCTCGACAAGGAGGCGAAGGTCGAGGCGCTGCTCGAGACGTCCGCCGCCCTCGGCATCGCCACCGACGATGCGGTGACGGTCGGCGACGGCGCCAACGACCTGCCCATGCTGCTGCGCGCGGGACTCGGCGTGGCGTGGCGGGCGAAGCCGTCGGTGGCGGCTGCGGCCCCCTTCCGCATCGACCACGCCGACCTGACCGCCCTGCTCTATCTCCAGGGTTACCGCCGCGACGAGTTCGCCGCCTAGTTCTTCGTGATTCCGACCGCGATGAAGCGCAGGTCGCCCTTACGGTCGACCAGCAGCAGGACCGAGCGCCGGCCGTCCTTGCGGCTCGCCTCCACCTTCTCGATCACCTGCGCGGGGTCTTCGACGGCGTCCTGATTCACCTCGACCAGGACGTCGCCCTCCTGCACGCCCTTCTCGTCGGCGGGGCCGCCGTCGTCGACCGCTGTGACCACGAGCCCCTCGACGTCCTCGTCGAGCGAGTACTGGCTCCGCAGGGCCGGCGTGATCACCGAGAGCGACAGGCCAAGGCCGGGGATCGCCTGCTTCTCAGCCTGCGGCGTCTCCTCTGAGACCGCGGCGGCCGCCGCCGCTTCCGTCTCCTTCAGTTCGCCCACGGTCAGCGGCAGGCTGATCTCCTTGCCCTTGCGCCAGACTTCGACGGTCGTCTCCTTGCCGATCCGGCTCTCGGCGACGATCCGCGGCAGGCGGCGCATCCGGTCGACGCGCTTGCCGTCGAAGCTCAGGATGACGTCGCCCGGCTGGACCCCCGCCTTCTCGGCCGGCCCGCCCGGCGTGATGCTGGCCACCAGTGCGCCGCGCTGCTCCTTCAGGCCCAGGCTGTCTGCGATCTCGTCGGTCACGGTCTGGATGCGCACGCCCAGCCAGCCGCGCTTCGTCTCGCCGAACTCGCGCAGCTGCTCGATGACCGGCCCCGCCAGCGACGACGGCACCGCGAAGCCGATGCCCACGCTGCCGCCGGACGGCGAGAAGATCGCGGTGGCGATGCCCACCACCCTGCCGTCCAGGCCGACCAGCGGCCCGCCGGAATTGCCGCGGTTGATCGAGGCGTCGGTCTGGATGAAGTCGTCGTAGGGCCCGGAATTGATGTCGCGCTGGCGGGCCGAGATGATGCCGGCGGTCACCGTGCCGCCCAGGCCGAACGGGTTGCCGATGGCGATCACCCAGTCGCCGACGCGCAGCGTGTCCGAGTCGCCCATCTCCAGGAAGGGCAGCGGCTTGTCGGACTTCACCTTCAGCAGGGCGAGGTCCGTCTTCGTGTCGCGGCCGATGATCTCGGCGTCGAACTGCCGGTCGTCGTGCATGCGCACGACGATTTCGTCCGCGTCCTTGATGACGTGGTGGTTGGTGACGATGTAGCCCTCGGGCCCGACAATGAAGCCCGACCCCAGGGACATGGCGCGCTTCGGCGCGATGTTCGGCCGCTGGCGGTCGAAGAAGTCCTTGAACAGTTCCTCCGGCGACCCGGGCGCCGGGGTCGGCATGTCCGGCCGGTCCTCGCGCTTCAGCGTCTGCGTGGTGGAGATGTTGACGACCGCCGGCACGACCTTTTCCGAGAGATCGGCGAAGCTTTCCGGTGCCGGCTTGGCGCCCGCGGGCGCCGCTACGGCCAGGAACAGCGCCGCCGCGGCGGCGGCGAGCGCCCGTCGCAGTGAATGCGCCGAACCATGCGCGGGGGTGCGATGCATGCCTGTTCCTCGATCAGAGCCGGGTGTGCGGGCGGTGCCGCAGCGCCGGACGACGACCGGCGGTGGCGCCACGATATCGTTAAATCGCGGCCGCGGGAAACGCCGCGAACGCGGTCCCGGCACCATCGATGGGACGGCCGCAGCAGACGGCTGGCGCAGACGGCCCGGCCCCGGATAAGCTCGCCGCGCATCCTGCTCCGTCCGCCAGCCGACCGGCCAGCAGGCGCCACATGGCACGCGGGGACACGACGCGCTATATTCCTGCAAACATATCGCAGTGCGAGGGAGAGAGCCGCATGCACGATCTCCAGTTCTACATCGACGGCGCCTGGGTCGACCCGATCGAGCCGAAGGTGCTCGACGTCATCGATCCGTCGACCGAGGAGGCCTACGCCCAGATCTCCCTCGGCTCGTCCAAGGACGTCGACCGCGCCGTCGCCGCCGCCCGCAGGGCCTTCCCGGCCTTCGCCGCTACCT includes:
- a CDS encoding zinc-binding dehydrogenase, which gives rise to MANADAISSLELRSLVTSTGRLELSLQRVTVAPPAPAEVVVRIEASPINPSDLGLLLGSADMATIAAGGSPDAPTLTATVPADRLAGLARRLDQSMPVGNEGAGVVVAAGSEAQALVGKTVAMFGGAMYTQYRKIAAADCLVLPDGTSPADGASCFVNPLTALGMVETMRREGHTALVHTAAASNLGQMLVRICLEDGIALVNIVRSAEQAQLLRDIGARWVCDSTAPTFADDLTDALAETGATIGFDAIGGGRLAGTILNCMEAALSRNATGYSRYGSPIRKQVYVYGSLDTGPVEIVRNAGMAWSVGGWLLPWFLEKVGPETGARLRRRVVDGLKTTFASRYSAEISLAEALRPENVAAYGKRATGAKYLINPNKGLT
- a CDS encoding TfoX/Sxy family protein codes for the protein MPGLPDRAPTSARELALEIADRIRSLGPIGVARFFSGAALKVGGLQFAFVFGGSLYLRTDERSRPAFEAAGSAPFSYPGRSRTVTVAAYYEAPGEVLDDDEELDRWAAEAYRAALAAHRAKPPKRPRGKPPAP
- the ilvC gene encoding ketol-acid reductoisomerase, giving the protein MRVYYDRDADLNLIKNKKVAIIGYGSQGHAHANNLRDSGVKEVVVGLRPGSGSATKAEGAGFKVMAPAEAAKWADVVMMLTPDEGHAALYESELKDNLRPGAALAVAHGLSIHFNLIDPRKDIDVFMCAPKGPGHLVRSEYTRGAGVPSLVAVQQDSSGNAMDLALSYACGVGAGRSAIIETTFKEECETDLFGEQAVLCGGLSALIQAGYETLTEAGYAPEMAYFECVHEVKLIVDLIYEGGLAAMRYSVSNTAEYGDYTRGPRVVDADTKARMQTILREIQTGQFAREWMLENQVGQPGFKAMRRMGAEHDLEKVGERLRGMMPWIGANKLVDKSKN
- the ilvN gene encoding acetolactate synthase small subunit, which encodes MLQEPIERHTIAVLVENEPGVLARVIGLFSGRGYNIESLTVAEVNPYDHLSRITVVTSGTRMIIEQIKAQLSRLVPIRSVADLTDEGPRVERELALLKVSGRGESRVESLRIADVFRARVVDSTIESFVFEMTGSTEKIDAFIKLMEPLGLVDVARTGVVAISRGKEGLKPPPVPATACPERKN
- a CDS encoding acetolactate synthase 3 large subunit; translation: MSEERMTGAQMVIRALLDQGVDAVFGYPGGAVLPIYDEIFKQNQLRHFLVRHEQGAVHSAEGYARSTGKVGVVLVTSGPGATNAVTGLTDALMDSIPIICLTGQVPTHLIGNDAFQEADTTGITRPCTKHNYLIKSADDVGRIMHEAFYVARSGRPGPVVIDIPKDVQFNTGTYVGPDQVRHRSYRPQVEPSDGTIERAVEMMAEAKRPIFYVGGGVINSGPRASEALTRLVRATGFPCTQTLMGLGAFPASDPQSVGMLGMHGMYEANLAMHHCDLLINIGARFDDRVTGRLDAFAPNSRKIHVDIDPSSINKNVRVDLGIIGDAGTVVEAMLARWKETRSVAEQKALKTWWQQIDEWRGRDCLRYKPSDTIIKPQYALERLHALTKDREQVYITTEVGQHQMWAAQFLKFEKPNRWMTSGGLGTMGYGLPAAIGVQVAHPDALVVDVAGEASILMNIQELSTAVQYKLPVKVFILNNQWMGMVRQWQELQHGSRYSESYTASLPDFIKLAEAFGLVGLRADHPSQVDDVIREMIETDRPVVVDMRVDQTENCFPMIPSGAAHNEMLLSLEDRIATPTSEEGMVLV
- the miaA gene encoding tRNA (adenosine(37)-N6)-dimethylallyltransferase MiaA, with protein sequence MPPCSRDAAEAASGRDGAAAELPVLVIAGPTASGKSALALRVAETFDGTVINADSMQVYAGLPIVTAQPSPEDQARAPHRLYGFRDPAEPCSAADWRALAVDEIAACHAAGRLPVVVGGTGLYLHALRHGLSPVPPVPDAVRAAARTLLAAIGSAALHARLAEHDPAGAERLRPSDPQRVVRAWEVLEATGRPLADWQAMPGTVEPGRRFLELLLLPPRETLYPACDRRFAAMLAAGALTEVEALLRRGLDPALPAMKAVGVPELAGLLRDDLSMTEATERAQRATRRYAKRQFTWFRHRMPGARRFDAQFSESLEPEIFAIIRRFLLTGQN
- the serB gene encoding phosphoserine phosphatase SerB; protein product: MTHVLVLVAGAGSALAPVQVAAARDALATVGVSPGEPAWLAADEACEITVAGAAADAALLAALDAVRAALAGAPVDAAVVPVAGRRKRLLVADMDSTIVDSETLDELAAEAGVKERVAPITARAMNGEIDFKAALRERVALLADLPAEALDRTFLKVRMNPGAETLVRTMRAHGAHAVLVSGGFRFFTARVAAMAGFHADRSNDFEIVDGRLTGRVVEPILDKEAKVEALLETSAALGIATDDAVTVGDGANDLPMLLRAGLGVAWRAKPSVAAAAPFRIDHADLTALLYLQGYRRDEFAA
- a CDS encoding DegQ family serine endoprotease, which codes for MHRTPAHGSAHSLRRALAAAAAALFLAVAAPAGAKPAPESFADLSEKVVPAVVNISTTQTLKREDRPDMPTPAPGSPEELFKDFFDRQRPNIAPKRAMSLGSGFIVGPEGYIVTNHHVIKDADEIVVRMHDDRQFDAEIIGRDTKTDLALLKVKSDKPLPFLEMGDSDTLRVGDWVIAIGNPFGLGGTVTAGIISARQRDINSGPYDDFIQTDASINRGNSGGPLVGLDGRVVGIATAIFSPSGGSVGIGFAVPSSLAGPVIEQLREFGETKRGWLGVRIQTVTDEIADSLGLKEQRGALVASITPGGPAEKAGVQPGDVILSFDGKRVDRMRRLPRIVAESRIGKETTVEVWRKGKEISLPLTVGELKETEAAAAAAVSEETPQAEKQAIPGLGLSLSVITPALRSQYSLDEDVEGLVVTAVDDGGPADEKGVQEGDVLVEVNQDAVEDPAQVIEKVEASRKDGRRSVLLLVDRKGDLRFIAVGITKN